One region of Aquificaceae bacterium genomic DNA includes:
- the plsY gene encoding glycerol-3-phosphate 1-O-acyltransferase PlsY, whose translation MDSVLLVLFAYLYGSVLFGEHIAKAKGVDIRSVGSGNVGATNVGRALGKKYAVLVFLLDFSKGLIPMLLARLYFGLDSWTAFFVGLASLLGHTYPVFHNFKGGKGVATAFGTLTAVSPLIAVLSIAFWGLIFRWKGIVSVASLSASALAVLLLLFSDHPFKIFFMALLMFLLILYRHKDNLARLIEGKEYSFKS comes from the coding sequence ATGGATAGCGTGCTTCTTGTTCTCTTTGCCTACCTGTATGGTTCAGTGCTTTTTGGAGAGCACATAGCAAAGGCAAAGGGTGTGGATATAAGGTCTGTGGGGAGTGGAAATGTGGGTGCTACCAACGTGGGAAGGGCACTGGGTAAAAAATACGCTGTTTTGGTTTTTCTGCTTGACTTTTCCAAAGGTCTAATTCCTATGCTTCTTGCAAGGCTCTACTTTGGACTTGATAGCTGGACTGCCTTTTTTGTAGGTCTTGCAAGCCTTTTGGGGCATACGTATCCGGTTTTTCACAACTTCAAAGGTGGAAAGGGTGTGGCTACCGCCTTTGGCACTCTTACTGCGGTCTCTCCACTAATTGCGGTTCTTTCTATAGCCTTCTGGGGGCTTATATTTAGGTGGAAAGGTATAGTTTCTGTTGCTTCTCTTTCTGCTTCCGCTCTTGCGGTTTTGCTCCTTCTTTTCTCAGATCACCCCTTCAAAATATTCTTCATGGCACTCCTCATGTTTCTCCTTATCCTATACAGGCACAAGGATAATCTTGCGAGGCTTATAGAGGGTAAGGAATACAGCTTTAAGTCGTGA
- a CDS encoding translocation/assembly module TamB domain-containing protein — MIGYFILLLLALYFLFIKPYLMARNIEIKVEGIRLSFEKGLSFKSFLLYVPLKEKTIHLFVSNGAIRPWDIKAGEFSLIEVSKAPPSDKPFDYDFGPLVKFASRLNLRVDKLYISTNQVLNGESLTLFIPTVESKKGKIHSTGWAQVYRIHHKDVNHIEVFLKQAHIEGKNLILDQAQVRSDLYNLSLSGVWKGKKGTFQAEGYIGPIERESFSLTKTNIKLSGSLSYTQIRASFSGYSQLLDIKNRREFRGLRLEGEYLWEWKGKNQLKGFITDGSTNAEVNYSLSDGILQMVLRGFPVDQRLLGINQSLSAVANGQLELDLKNKSLTLYAYSPTARFENQEVRGVSLRLSFNFQEVQRGNIEFSVSQPFLLSVEGSFYQRDFSGNVNLIGYKLKQEGASAVVSYNGSLRFQRGQVFSYGRGRLESLSLRDINLGNPSYDLLVEGDTYRVNLSGEGYSLSGGGSLKEKDFSGRLILEGLNLLYAGVSTESLKGKVDLKLKENKLWSSGRLEGRLLREKVSSWADVFFEIEQVGGGLRGNLRGNLRDINIFQFSYSKGSFEGKLDGQKIFFSFDLKDEIKGRGYYDFKEGSYTLEGSLKHTQGDLYVLSDYRLRGRNKDINLEVLGSGKYKNYAFPINARLQVSEEELKASVRGFTLREGIITLRVPNVKVYGSMERGSIEVEPLTVSIGQERLSTIEFQRGEYTAKSVSLKGRLYGVLDGWLDLSYEDSLRLSSEGTIDLSRLFSVIRSRVLADAEGRISYKLSYTDRLTLKASSEKITLRSRYLAMPLSGKLEVNFKDNKLSGSASLSGNERASILLSLQGDEKKAQLRFEATQLPILYRNDAIRANMFVSGKGLLSSDYRSLNIKGEFYTSGVLNVQRVNRGSGASPEDYKRVSLDLFIASSEPLRINLPEGYVYADLSAKIGGTLYEPNYTVNAYLKGGALRYFEREFYVRRGELTLTNKDSQMDLTILTPTPDYSIIIDLKGNPQYPKVIVRSEPPRDTREVLTALVLGGGEAEGLIPVGSALISQIPQISGLLKGANRATGLDIRVQISPSVSPTGEVGLNATISKDLTPRITVEHRQSTLKNPRETYTGGDVKLTPNTSIGGRYYSDRTQEVRVRLRRKFDF, encoded by the coding sequence GTGATAGGTTATTTTATACTCCTGCTCCTTGCCCTCTACTTTCTTTTTATAAAGCCCTATCTTATGGCGAGGAACATAGAGATTAAGGTAGAGGGTATAAGACTTAGCTTTGAAAAGGGTCTAAGTTTTAAAAGCTTTCTTTTATATGTGCCTCTTAAGGAGAAAACCATCCACCTTTTTGTCAGCAATGGAGCCATAAGACCGTGGGACATTAAGGCTGGTGAGTTTAGCCTTATAGAGGTTTCCAAAGCTCCACCTTCTGACAAACCCTTTGACTATGACTTTGGACCTCTTGTAAAGTTCGCAAGTAGGTTAAACCTTAGAGTAGACAAGCTATATATTTCTACGAACCAAGTGCTTAACGGAGAGAGCCTTACGCTTTTTATACCAACAGTTGAGTCAAAGAAGGGTAAGATACATTCCACTGGATGGGCACAGGTTTACAGAATACATCACAAGGACGTAAACCATATTGAAGTTTTCCTAAAGCAAGCTCACATAGAAGGGAAAAATCTCATATTGGACCAAGCTCAAGTAAGAAGCGATTTATATAACCTTAGCTTGAGTGGTGTATGGAAAGGAAAAAAGGGAACATTTCAAGCGGAAGGATACATAGGACCTATTGAAAGGGAGAGTTTTTCTCTAACTAAGACTAACATAAAACTATCAGGAAGCCTAAGCTACACTCAAATAAGGGCAAGTTTTTCTGGTTATTCTCAACTGCTTGATATAAAAAATAGGAGAGAATTTAGGGGTCTGAGATTGGAAGGTGAATACCTATGGGAATGGAAGGGAAAAAACCAGCTCAAAGGGTTCATAACCGATGGCTCTACTAATGCGGAAGTTAACTACTCCCTAAGCGATGGAATTTTGCAGATGGTGCTTAGAGGTTTTCCAGTAGACCAGAGGCTTTTGGGCATAAATCAGAGCTTGTCCGCTGTAGCTAACGGACAGCTTGAGCTTGATTTGAAGAATAAAAGTTTAACCCTTTATGCTTATTCTCCTACCGCAAGATTTGAAAATCAAGAGGTAAGGGGTGTTAGCCTTAGGTTGTCTTTTAACTTTCAGGAAGTTCAAAGGGGGAATATTGAGTTTTCTGTATCTCAACCCTTCTTACTCTCCGTGGAAGGAAGTTTTTACCAAAGAGATTTTTCAGGGAATGTAAACCTTATAGGATACAAGCTAAAACAAGAGGGGGCTTCTGCGGTGGTTTCCTATAATGGGTCTCTTAGATTTCAGCGAGGTCAAGTCTTTAGTTATGGCAGAGGAAGGTTAGAAAGCCTATCTTTGAGAGATATAAACCTCGGAAATCCAAGTTATGACCTGCTCGTTGAAGGGGATACTTACAGGGTAAATCTAAGTGGAGAGGGCTATTCTCTCTCTGGTGGAGGCTCTCTAAAAGAGAAGGATTTTTCTGGCAGGTTAATACTTGAAGGTTTGAATCTCTTATATGCAGGGGTTAGCACGGAGTCTTTAAAGGGAAAAGTGGATTTAAAACTCAAAGAAAACAAACTGTGGAGTTCTGGAAGGCTTGAAGGTAGACTTCTGAGAGAAAAAGTATCTTCTTGGGCAGATGTGTTCTTTGAAATAGAGCAAGTAGGTGGAGGGTTAAGAGGAAACCTTAGGGGAAATCTTAGGGATATAAACATTTTTCAGTTTTCTTATTCAAAGGGTAGTTTTGAAGGGAAGTTAGATGGTCAAAAAATTTTCTTTTCTTTTGACCTTAAGGATGAGATAAAGGGTAGGGGCTACTATGACTTTAAGGAAGGTTCTTACACTCTTGAAGGCTCTTTAAAACACACACAGGGAGACCTTTATGTCCTTTCAGACTACCGTTTAAGGGGTAGGAATAAGGATATAAACCTTGAAGTTTTAGGAAGCGGTAAATATAAAAACTACGCTTTTCCAATTAACGCAAGATTGCAAGTAAGCGAAGAGGAGCTAAAAGCTTCAGTAAGGGGCTTTACCCTTAGAGAGGGTATTATAACCCTTAGAGTGCCTAACGTAAAGGTGTATGGAAGCATGGAAAGGGGTAGCATAGAGGTAGAGCCACTTACAGTTAGCATAGGGCAGGAAAGGCTATCAACCATAGAGTTTCAAAGGGGAGAGTATACCGCTAAAAGTGTTTCACTCAAGGGCAGGCTGTATGGCGTTCTTGATGGTTGGCTTGACCTCTCCTATGAAGACAGTTTAAGGCTTTCTTCTGAAGGGACAATAGACCTTAGCAGACTTTTTTCTGTGATAAGGAGTAGGGTTCTTGCGGACGCTGAGGGCAGGATATCTTATAAGCTATCTTATACAGACAGATTGACCTTGAAGGCGAGCTCTGAAAAGATAACCCTTAGGTCCAGATACCTTGCCATGCCACTCTCTGGCAAACTTGAGGTAAACTTTAAAGACAACAAACTCTCTGGCTCTGCAAGTCTAAGCGGGAATGAAAGAGCTTCTATTTTACTAAGTTTGCAAGGAGATGAAAAAAAGGCACAGCTTAGATTCGAGGCTACACAACTACCTATTCTCTACAGAAATGATGCCATAAGAGCCAATATGTTTGTTTCTGGAAAGGGACTTTTGAGCTCCGATTATAGGAGCTTAAATATAAAGGGTGAGTTTTATACCTCTGGAGTCCTCAATGTGCAAAGGGTCAACAGAGGGTCTGGAGCAAGTCCTGAAGACTACAAGAGGGTTAGTCTTGACCTATTTATTGCTTCTTCTGAACCTTTGAGAATTAATCTTCCAGAAGGATATGTTTATGCGGACTTATCTGCAAAGATAGGTGGCACTCTTTATGAGCCTAATTATACAGTGAACGCTTACCTTAAGGGGGGTGCTTTGAGATACTTTGAAAGGGAGTTCTATGTTAGAAGGGGCGAGCTAACTCTTACAAATAAGGACAGTCAGATGGACCTTACCATATTGACCCCTACACCAGACTACAGCATCATAATTGACCTTAAGGGAAACCCTCAATATCCAAAGGTGATAGTCAGGTCTGAGCCACCCAGAGATACAAGAGAAGTGCTCACCGCATTGGTCCTCGGTGGTGGAGAAGCGGAAGGACTAATACCAGTAGGCAGTGCCCTTATAAGCCAGATACCACAGATAAGTGGTCTCCTAAAGGGTGCAAACCGCGCAACAGGTCTTGATATAAGAGTCCAGATATCGCCATCTGTATCTCCTACAGGAGAGGTGGGACTTAATGCAACTATTTCCAAAGACCTAACTCCAAGAATAACAGTAGAACACAGGCAAAGCACTCTGAAAAACCCAAGGGAAACTTATACAGGCGGAGATGTAAAGCTCACTCCAAACACTTCTATAGGTGGTAGATACTACTCTGACAGAACTCAAGAGGTAAGAGTTAGGTTGAGAAGGAAGTTTGACTTTTGA
- a CDS encoding CDP-alcohol phosphatidyltransferase family protein — translation MTNLPNLLSLLRLILSPTLLFAPKDYIIFIFLPLAISDALDGFLARKLKAQTELGKVLDPLADKVMVLCGLFVCTFRFNLLPPAFLYAVLSRDLFLLIGGLVLTSRYGKVPSARFLGKAFTLTLSLFILLCIAGYSSQFMLWVSTLMLFLSWLDYALFGLKRLKSQTSFST, via the coding sequence TTGACTAACCTCCCAAACCTCTTATCCCTTCTTAGGCTAATACTTAGTCCGACGCTTCTTTTTGCTCCAAAGGATTACATAATTTTTATCTTTCTTCCACTTGCTATCTCTGACGCTCTGGATGGCTTCCTTGCAAGGAAGTTAAAGGCTCAAACAGAGCTTGGCAAGGTGCTTGACCCTTTGGCGGACAAGGTAATGGTCCTGTGTGGACTCTTTGTATGCACCTTTAGGTTTAATCTTTTGCCTCCTGCCTTCCTCTACGCTGTTTTGTCAAGAGACTTGTTTCTCCTTATAGGCGGGCTTGTCCTTACCAGCAGATATGGAAAGGTTCCTTCCGCAAGGTTTTTAGGTAAGGCTTTTACCCTTACACTATCCCTTTTTATTCTTCTGTGTATTGCAGGTTATTCTTCTCAGTTTATGCTATGGGTTAGCACGCTTATGCTTTTTCTTTCTTGGTTAGACTATGCCCTTTTTGGATTAAAAAGGCTCAAAAGTCAAACTTCCTTCTCAACCTAA
- the recG gene encoding ATP-dependent DNA helicase RecG has protein sequence MSESRIEKAIKLIKDLSQEDYKRLKRSLGVGMYLFNLLKDSLELSYLEVLKDFDRLPLEKKKAILRSIEERLKHPLPALEVDFSQVEKKPIEAFFKPVDKLKILDEKEKKTLKALGIKDLYSALWFAPLRYEDRRLVHTVKTARQGQKVALKVKVVALGYNLQEKYPAWVLCEDSTGTLYLRFRYKDQRALYRFRKGQELIVYGKVKEFAGEKYMVHPEFLKETEVGSVLPFYYIRVDGELKSISTKKRHERIRSILYKLSETAKYIPEYLPEWVLRERNLPPIGESLYFLHRPVGFSEEDLNSFSTPFQRRLIYEELFLFQLSLHLIKSQVKSQPAIALKEPEKHIEEFLASLPFKLTQAQIKAIREILADIKENRPMNRLLQGDVGSGKTVVAMAIAYAFAKEGYQSAIMVPTEILALQHYENFRKFLEPLGVHVGLLTGSVKGSKRKSVLFHTKRGNIKVLIGTHALIQEGVEFHRLAFVVVDEQHRFGVMQRKLLLEKGKGYYPHSLVMSATPIPRTLALSLYGDLDLSVIDQLPSGRKPVITKLLFDSEFEKVLQAVKEELSKGNKVYVIYPLIEESETLALKSAVKEYERWKSLFPDREVLLLHGKLKDEEKREVMERFKSTGDILVATTVVEVGVDVPSATLMVIESAHRFGLSQLHQLRGRVGRSDKQAYCYLVVPDELKKDQDAMKRLRVVVRSNNGFEIAEEDLKLRGPGELLGVSQSGYFGFMTANLARAQDRAMLELAREDAKKTLEEDPNLEKYMDLRKVLIYRYGDKMGLAYMA, from the coding sequence GAAAGGCTAAAGCATCCTTTACCTGCTCTTGAGGTGGACTTTTCTCAGGTAGAGAAAAAGCCGATAGAAGCCTTTTTTAAACCCGTGGACAAGTTAAAGATACTTGACGAAAAAGAAAAGAAGACACTTAAAGCCCTTGGAATAAAAGACCTTTATTCCGCCCTTTGGTTTGCCCCTTTGAGATACGAAGACAGAAGGTTGGTGCACACGGTAAAGACCGCAAGGCAAGGACAGAAAGTAGCCCTAAAGGTTAAAGTAGTTGCCCTTGGCTACAACCTTCAAGAAAAGTATCCCGCTTGGGTCTTATGTGAAGACAGCACAGGAACCTTATACTTAAGGTTTCGCTACAAGGACCAAAGAGCTCTCTATAGATTTAGGAAAGGTCAAGAGCTTATAGTCTACGGAAAAGTGAAGGAGTTTGCAGGAGAGAAGTATATGGTTCATCCTGAGTTTTTAAAAGAGACAGAGGTTGGAAGTGTTTTACCCTTTTACTACATACGAGTGGATGGAGAGCTAAAAAGCATATCTACAAAGAAAAGGCATGAGAGAATAAGGAGCATTCTTTACAAACTTTCCGAAACCGCAAAGTATATACCTGAATATCTTCCCGAGTGGGTCTTAAGAGAAAGAAACCTTCCACCTATTGGAGAAAGCCTATACTTTTTACATAGACCAGTGGGGTTTTCCGAGGAAGACCTAAACAGCTTTTCCACGCCCTTTCAAAGAAGGCTCATATACGAGGAGCTTTTCCTGTTTCAGCTTTCTTTACATCTTATAAAGTCTCAGGTAAAAAGCCAGCCTGCCATAGCCCTCAAAGAACCAGAGAAGCATATTGAGGAATTTTTAGCTTCCTTACCCTTTAAGCTCACCCAGGCTCAAATTAAGGCTATAAGGGAAATACTGGCGGACATAAAGGAAAACAGACCTATGAATAGGCTTTTGCAGGGTGATGTGGGAAGTGGAAAGACGGTTGTGGCTATGGCTATAGCTTACGCCTTTGCAAAGGAAGGCTATCAGAGTGCCATAATGGTCCCTACAGAGATATTGGCACTTCAGCATTATGAAAACTTCAGAAAGTTTCTTGAGCCTCTTGGTGTTCATGTGGGTCTTTTGACTGGGTCTGTAAAGGGTTCTAAGAGAAAAAGCGTGCTTTTCCATACAAAAAGAGGAAACATAAAGGTGCTTATAGGCACTCATGCCTTAATTCAAGAAGGCGTGGAGTTTCATAGGCTTGCCTTCGTGGTGGTGGACGAACAGCACCGCTTTGGTGTCATGCAGAGGAAACTTCTTTTGGAAAAGGGTAAAGGCTATTATCCTCACAGCCTTGTAATGAGTGCCACGCCTATACCAAGAACCCTTGCCCTTTCCTTGTATGGAGACCTTGACCTCTCAGTAATAGACCAACTGCCTTCTGGTAGAAAACCTGTTATCACGAAACTCCTTTTTGATTCGGAGTTTGAGAAGGTATTACAAGCTGTTAAAGAAGAGCTTTCTAAGGGGAACAAAGTCTATGTTATCTATCCTCTTATTGAGGAGTCTGAGACCTTAGCCTTGAAATCCGCAGTAAAGGAATATGAAAGGTGGAAAAGCCTTTTTCCAGACAGGGAAGTGCTTTTGCTTCATGGAAAGCTAAAGGATGAGGAAAAGAGAGAGGTTATGGAAAGGTTCAAAAGCACTGGTGATATACTTGTGGCTACCACTGTGGTAGAAGTGGGTGTGGATGTGCCATCCGCAACCCTTATGGTTATAGAGTCCGCACATCGCTTTGGTCTCTCTCAACTTCATCAGCTTAGAGGAAGGGTAGGAAGGTCAGACAAGCAGGCTTATTGTTACCTTGTTGTGCCAGATGAGCTAAAGAAGGACCAAGATGCTATGAAAAGGTTAAGGGTTGTGGTAAGGTCTAATAACGGCTTTGAGATTGCAGAAGAAGACCTAAAGCTAAGAGGTCCTGGGGAGTTATTGGGTGTTTCTCAGTCGGGATACTTTGGCTTTATGACCGCAAACCTTGCCAGAGCTCAAGATAGGGCTATGCTTGAGCTTGCAAGGGAAGACGCAAAGAAAACTCTTGAAGAAGACCCAAACCTTGAGAAATACATGGACTTGAGAAAGGTTTTAATTTATAGATACGGTGATAAAATGGGTCTTGCTTATATGGCATGA
- a CDS encoding glycosyltransferase family 39 protein: MIVVVAFNLFLLLFRVLYVVYYPLDLTPEEAQYWDWSRHLDLSYYSKPPMVAYLNFLTREIFGVSELAVRITPIVFSFLLSLLTYLFVKKVFDERSAIIASTLPQITIGFGINSLLMTTDAPFIFFWSLSLMVLFFAFEKNLLWLWLLAGFLGGLAFLSKYPAVFLLPCALLYGIFFKRSLLKDYKPYLSLIPAFLLSLPVLYWNYKHDFVSFKHVSTLASKSASLLNFGSFLEFLAGQTLLLSIIPFLLLPYLWFKNIKEEKTAFFVFFSLIPFLFFAVLSLFKRVEANWAGFSYFSAFVLVSLYLSKSRLLLPSYLLAGFLFVFLHFTPLLDKVGLGGLLPPHRDPTKVGIGWSQLGEVVSEMRTAQESIISPHYQISAELAFYVRGNPRTYCINLGRRMNQYDLWEKDYEGDAIFVDYVPINPRVLSASEGIIEEAELPIFWRGREIRRFYIYKLKNLKKVEEEVPGSY; the protein is encoded by the coding sequence GTGATAGTAGTTGTAGCCTTTAATCTGTTTTTACTGCTTTTCAGAGTCCTTTATGTGGTTTATTATCCCCTTGACCTTACACCGGAGGAAGCCCAATACTGGGATTGGTCAAGGCACTTAGACCTTAGCTACTATTCAAAACCACCTATGGTTGCCTATTTGAACTTTTTGACAAGAGAAATCTTTGGTGTTTCAGAGCTTGCGGTAAGGATAACACCCATAGTCTTTTCCTTTCTACTTTCTTTGCTTACTTACCTTTTTGTAAAAAAAGTTTTTGACGAGAGGTCTGCCATAATAGCCTCTACCTTGCCACAGATAACCATAGGCTTTGGCATAAACTCTTTGCTAATGACCACAGATGCGCCTTTTATCTTCTTTTGGTCTTTGAGCCTTATGGTGCTGTTTTTTGCTTTTGAGAAAAACCTTCTTTGGCTCTGGCTTTTGGCGGGATTTTTGGGTGGTCTTGCCTTTTTGAGTAAGTATCCAGCGGTTTTTCTTCTTCCCTGTGCACTTTTATATGGCATCTTCTTTAAAAGAAGCCTGCTTAAAGACTACAAGCCTTATCTTAGTCTAATTCCCGCCTTTCTTTTATCCTTGCCTGTTTTGTATTGGAACTATAAGCATGACTTTGTCTCCTTCAAACATGTTTCCACCCTTGCCAGCAAGTCCGCAAGCCTTTTAAACTTTGGCTCTTTCCTTGAGTTTCTTGCAGGTCAGACTCTTTTGCTTTCAATCATTCCCTTTTTACTTTTGCCATACCTCTGGTTTAAGAACATAAAGGAGGAAAAAACCGCCTTCTTTGTCTTTTTCTCCCTCATACCCTTTCTCTTCTTTGCGGTGCTTTCTCTTTTCAAAAGGGTAGAAGCCAACTGGGCTGGGTTTTCTTACTTTTCCGCTTTTGTTTTGGTGAGCCTATATCTTTCAAAAAGCAGGCTACTTTTGCCCTCTTATCTTCTGGCAGGATTTTTGTTTGTATTTTTGCACTTTACTCCTCTTCTTGATAAGGTTGGACTTGGAGGGCTTCTCCCGCCTCACAGAGACCCCACAAAGGTAGGCATAGGTTGGTCTCAGCTGGGAGAAGTGGTTTCAGAAATGAGAACAGCACAGGAGAGTATCATAAGCCCCCACTATCAAATTAGTGCGGAGCTCGCCTTTTACGTAAGAGGAAACCCAAGAACTTATTGCATAAACCTTGGGAGAAGGATGAACCAGTATGACCTTTGGGAAAAGGACTATGAAGGCGACGCCATCTTTGTGGATTATGTACCCATAAACCCAAGAGTCCTATCCGCAAGTGAGGGTATAATAGAAGAGGCAGAACTTCCCATCTTTTGGAGAGGTAGGGAAATAAGGAGGTTTTACATATACAAGCTCAAAAATCTTAAAAAGGTGGAGGAAGAGGTGCCAGGGAGTTATTAG